Proteins from a single region of Parasedimentitalea psychrophila:
- a CDS encoding carbohydrate porin, translating to MGEATGMLAGFLLIVASLAPSNLSAQGLGGPSSVQADLDPGDGLTDPRFRSNFPRNIAPEYFAWKDRLATDHGFRFNFDYLALGQSSNADIGQGQASGGIARIYGSWQATENGSLTFKIENRHAYGAVAPQFFGLDGGALSITGTAFNDNGTLLTNLYWTQRAVDGSWTFQAGQIDVTDFVDTYGLVSPYSGFQNLAFNTNPTINAPNQGLGVAAGAKLGSNFYAVASLADANADPAHPDLDVFSDGDLFKSVEIGYTSGFDRLYFDNVHLTLWHGDAATDGSRAEDYGASFSAAWFIDNKWMPFLRAGASKGTAALYDRSVSAGVGYYARNTDLAGAGLNWAEANGLPGSQATLEMFYRFSISPGLQVTPSLQFIDNPLLNPAQSSITLLGLRVRMIF from the coding sequence ATGGGTGAAGCAACCGGCATGCTTGCCGGGTTTCTTCTCATTGTAGCTTCACTGGCCCCATCAAATCTTTCAGCTCAGGGCCTTGGTGGCCCGTCTTCCGTCCAGGCGGACCTTGATCCCGGCGACGGCTTGACTGACCCGCGTTTCCGCTCCAACTTTCCACGCAACATCGCGCCTGAGTATTTTGCCTGGAAGGATCGCTTGGCGACCGATCACGGGTTTAGGTTCAACTTCGACTACCTTGCACTCGGCCAGTCATCGAATGCTGACATAGGGCAAGGTCAGGCCAGCGGCGGGATTGCACGGATCTATGGCAGCTGGCAGGCCACGGAAAACGGATCGCTGACTTTCAAGATTGAAAACCGCCATGCTTACGGCGCAGTGGCTCCGCAGTTCTTCGGGCTTGATGGCGGGGCATTGTCAATCACCGGAACGGCCTTTAACGATAATGGCACTCTGCTGACCAACCTCTACTGGACTCAACGCGCCGTCGACGGATCTTGGACGTTTCAGGCCGGTCAGATCGACGTGACCGACTTTGTCGATACCTATGGGCTGGTCAGCCCCTACAGCGGTTTTCAGAACCTTGCCTTCAACACCAACCCAACCATCAATGCCCCAAATCAGGGACTTGGGGTCGCGGCGGGGGCGAAGCTCGGGTCGAACTTCTATGCAGTTGCCAGCCTTGCTGATGCCAACGCTGACCCGGCCCACCCTGACCTGGATGTGTTCTCGGATGGGGATCTCTTCAAGTCTGTGGAAATCGGCTACACAAGTGGCTTTGACCGGCTGTATTTCGACAATGTCCACCTGACGCTCTGGCATGGAGATGCGGCAACAGACGGCAGTCGGGCTGAGGATTACGGCGCGTCCTTTTCGGCCGCCTGGTTTATTGACAACAAATGGATGCCCTTCCTGCGCGCCGGTGCGTCCAAAGGAACAGCGGCGCTTTATGACCGGTCAGTGTCTGCTGGCGTCGGATATTATGCTCGCAACACAGATTTGGCTGGTGCCGGTCTGAACTGGGCCGAGGCAAATGGCCTCCCAGGCAGTCAGGCGACACTGGAAATGTTCTATCGGTTTTCCATCTCACCCGGGCTGCAGGTCACGCCCTCGCTGCAATTCATCGACAACCCACTTTTGAACCCTGCCCAGTCGAGCATCACGTTGCTTGGGCTAAGGGTCAGGATGATCTTTTGA
- a CDS encoding metallophosphoesterase family protein: protein MSKNSILAGVLAFALVGQSNAGELDFAPGPVAGPLPWTHENFDSDPQKFTFAIHSDLTGGERPEIFATAMAQLALLRPEFLISVGDLIDGGGDRDELIGEWESYDARIEGARFPVLYVSGNHDVSSELERELWGERYGPIYYHFRYRDVLFLVLDSEDMTSERRVELVKQRLDAIEIHKTQGAEAALTTPYGQSAEKQSGAISEAQADYFVKVLADNSDARHTFLFVHKPVWEASSSPYARIEGTLKARPFTAFNGHVHAYAYTQRMGRDHIQLATTGGGFFPDLGMSEDHVTLVTVGGEDEVSIANLMLAGIRDKTGAIPNNGDALCFSAAACESK from the coding sequence ATGTCAAAAAACAGTATACTTGCTGGTGTGCTTGCTTTTGCTTTGGTGGGTCAAAGCAACGCCGGTGAACTCGACTTTGCACCCGGACCTGTGGCTGGTCCGTTACCATGGACTCACGAGAATTTTGACTCTGATCCACAAAAGTTCACCTTTGCTATCCACTCCGATCTGACCGGTGGAGAACGTCCGGAGATATTTGCGACAGCGATGGCGCAGCTTGCTCTGTTGCGGCCCGAATTTTTGATCAGCGTTGGTGACCTGATCGACGGCGGCGGCGATCGAGATGAGCTGATTGGCGAATGGGAGAGCTATGACGCTCGTATCGAAGGGGCACGTTTTCCAGTGCTGTACGTCAGCGGAAATCATGATGTCTCCAGCGAGCTGGAACGGGAGTTATGGGGGGAACGGTATGGTCCCATTTACTATCACTTCCGATACCGGGATGTGCTGTTCCTGGTGTTGGACAGCGAAGACATGACATCGGAACGACGGGTGGAACTCGTCAAGCAGCGGTTGGACGCGATTGAAATACATAAAACCCAAGGTGCTGAGGCGGCGCTGACAACGCCTTATGGTCAAAGTGCCGAGAAACAATCGGGGGCAATCAGCGAAGCGCAGGCTGACTACTTCGTGAAAGTTCTGGCTGATAATTCGGATGCCCGCCACACTTTTCTGTTCGTTCATAAGCCCGTCTGGGAAGCAAGTAGTAGTCCATATGCACGAATTGAAGGCACTCTGAAGGCCCGCCCTTTCACGGCCTTCAATGGGCATGTGCACGCCTATGCCTATACTCAACGGATGGGACGCGATCACATTCAGCTCGCGACAACGGGTGGTGGTTTTTTCCCCGATCTTGGCATGTCCGAGGATCATGTGACGCTGGTCACGGTTGGTGGTGAAGATGAGGTTAGCATCGCCAATCTGATGCTGGCAGGAATACGCGACAAAACAGGCGCCATTCCAAACAATGGGGACGCGCTGTGTTTTTCCGCCGCAGCCTGTGAAAGTAAATGA